From a single Phalacrocorax aristotelis chromosome 1, bGulAri2.1, whole genome shotgun sequence genomic region:
- the HEPHL1 gene encoding ferroxidase HEPHL1, which produces MPPAQRGGCLHALGFLWLFAVVEAKTRTYYLGIVEENWDYAPSGKNLITGQSLLEDKFASVYATRGANRIGRVYKKAIFRQYTDDTYSQEIPKAAWLGFLGPVLKAEEEDVFIIHLKNFASRPYSVHPHGVFYDKDSEGALYPDGTGGKSKEDDFVVPGGNYTYTWPVRKDYSPTLTDSNCLTWIYHSHIDTPRDIASGLIGPLLVCKKGTADETSIEGTGAANAFALMFSIVDENFSWYLDENINTFCLEPATVDKEDAGFQTSNRMHAINGYIYGNLPGLEMCADTSMSWHLFGMGSEIDIHAAYFYGHTFTSRDQRADVIGLFPATFITAEMIPGNPGRWLITCQVNEHLRGGMEALYDVQICQKKLSRPSPLSHKRRYYIAAEEVLWNYGPDGYDKFTGQGLNATGSESAIYFTQGTDRIGGQYWKVRYVEYTDATFSKKKILSEDMKHLGILGPVIKAEVGDTVLVTFANKAKRSYSIMAHGVSFSKLSEGAPYLDGYLKPGAHVKPGETFTYKWRVPENGGPTESDTPCLTYLYYSATDAVKDTNSGLVGPLLVCRKNTLNHDGSQKGIDREFYLLFSIFDENDSWYLNKNIEAFTGDPSKVDENDADFKESNKMHAVNGYLFGNLPGLAMCKDDKVSWHLIGLGSHYDMHGIHFQGNTIDLRGTTRDGLALFPHLSATALMQPDRIGTFKVVCRTFDHFVGGMKHLYEVSSCRNNTRAQQWHGAMRLYYIAAEEVEWDYASNKSSVPKIYNISSNEESYGHVFLSQAEDLIGSKYKKVVYREYTNSNFTQRKVRTEEEEHLEILGPLLHAEVGDSVLIIFKNKANRPYSISAHGVEEVGCEEQPETPITLPGEINTYRWNVPERSGPGKTDPNCITWVYYSTVNFVKDTYSGLIGPLVVCRKGILDERGLRKDIDREFTLLFMVFDENESWYLKENIETYLHKNPDDFNSTENFVEGNSMHAINGKIYNSLLGLTMNEGDRTNWYLIGMGNEVDIHTVHFHAQTFIFKTDKDHRGDVYDLFPGTFQTVELVAENPGTWLLHCHVADHIHAGMETTYTINKSEWEAPSEGRLTTGADNTTTAKNKTTVKDYDSKEGNFFGKTLSPGEASLILAAFLFIGLVLLSTVLTFFCLVTRQGSRIHYMALHDKSALLRDSL; this is translated from the exons GTTTGCAAGTGTGTATGCAACAAGAGGAGCCAACCGGATAGGACGTGTGTACAAAAAGGCTATTTTTAGGCAATACACAGATGACACTTACTCGCAGGAGATCCCCAAAGCAGCCTGGCTGGGGTTCCTCGGGCCAGTCCTGAAGGCAGAAGAAGAGGATGTGTTCATCATCCATCTGAAAAACTTTGCTTCCCGCCCATACTCTGTGCATCCGCATGGTGTATTCTATGACAAAGACTCTGAAG GAGCACTTTATCCTGATGGAACTGGTGGTAAAAGCAAAGAGGACGACTTTGTTGTTCCCGGTGGAAATTACACGTACACATGGCCAGTAAGGAAAGATTATTCCCCAACTTTGACAGACTCAAACTGCTTGACTTGGATTTACCATTCTCACATTGACACACCAAGAGATATTGCATCTGGTTTAATTGGGCCACTGCTGGTTTGTAAAAAAG GAACTGCAGATGAGACTTCAATAGAAGGGACTGGTGCTGCTAATGCTTTTGCCCTGATGTTTAGCATTGTAGATGAAAACTTCAGCTGGTACCTCGACGAGAATATAAACACCTTCTGCTTAGAACCAGCCACAGTTGACAAAGAGGATGCAGGTTTCCAGACCAGCAACAGAATGCATG CTATTAATGGTTATATTTATGGCAATCTCCCTGGATTGGAGATGTGTGCTGACACTTCCATGTCCTGGCATTTGTTTGGCATGGGGAGTGAGATAGATATCCACGCTGCGTATTTCTACGGCCACACGTTCACTAGCAGAGACCAGAGGGCAGATGTCATCGGTCTGTTCCCAGCAACGTTCATCACAGCAGAGATGATACCTGGGAACCCCGGAAGGTGGCTGATAACATGCCAGGTTAACGAGCACTTACGAG GTGGCATGGAGGCACTGTATGATGTTCAGATCTGCCAAAAAAAACTGTCTCGGCCTTCACCACTCAGTCACAAGAGAAGATATTATATTGCTGCTGAAGAAGTGCTCTGGAATTATGGACCTGACGGTTATGATAAATTCACTGGGCAGGGTTTAAATGCCACTGGCAG TGAATCTGCAATTTATTTCACACAAGGGACTGACAGAATAGGAGGGCAATATTGGAAAGTTCGTTATGTGGAATATACTGATGCAACATTCAGTAAGAAGAAGATTTTGTCAGAGGACATGAAGCACCTGGGAATACTTG GCCCTGTTATAAAAGCTGAAGTGGGAGATACAGTGCTAGTTACTTTTGCCAACAAAGCCAAAAGAAGCTATAGCATTATGGCCCATGGCGTAAGCTTCAGCAAGCTGTCAGAAGGTGCTCCCTACTTAGATG gctATCTGAAGCCAGGAGCCCATGTTAAGCCAGGTGAAACTTTCACATACAAATGGAGGGTGCCTGAAAATGGAGGTCCAACAGAGAGCGACACCCCATGCCTGACCTATCTGTACTATTCAGCCACTGATGCAGTGAAGGACACCAACTCTGGCCTTGTGGGGCCTTTGCTGGTCTGTCGGAAGAACACGCTGAATCACGATGGGTCGCAG AAAGGAATAGACAGAGAATTTTACCTCCTCTTTTCAATCTTTGATGAGAATGACAGCTGGTATCTGAACAAGAATATTGAAGCATTTACTGGAGACCCTTCAAAAGTAGATGAAAATGATGCAGATTTCAAGGAATCCAACAAAATGCATG ctgtCAACGGCTACTTGTTTGGTAATCTGCCTGGCCTGGCCATGTGCAAGGATGACAAAGTCTCCTGGCACCTCATCGGGCTGGGCAGTCACTACGACATGCACGGGATTCATTTTCAAGGAAACACCATTGACCTGAGAGGGACAACGAGGGATGGGCTGGCTTTATTTCCTCATCTATCGGCGACAGCGCTGATGCAGCCAGACCGCATAG GCACATTCAAAGTGGTTTGCAGGACTTTTGATCACTTTGTCGGTGGAATGAAACATCTCTACGAGGTCAGCAGCTGCCGTAATAACACCCGAGCCCAGCAGTGGCACGGAGCCATGAGGCTGTACTACATCGCTGCGGAGGAGGTGGAGTGGGATTATGCCTCAAATAAGAGCTCAGTACCGAAGATATATAACATCAGCAGCAATGAGGAAAG ctatGGGCATGTTTTCCTGAGTCAAGCAGAAGATCTGATCGGTTCAAAATACAAGAAGGTGGTTTACAGGGAGTACACAAACAGCAACTTCACTCAGCGCAAAGTGaggacagaggaggaggaacacTTGGAAATCCTGG gGCCATTGCTCCATGCTGAGGTTGGTGACTCTGTTCTGATCATATTTAAGAACAAAGCCAACAGGCCTTATTCAATAAGTGCACATGGTGTAGAAGAAGTGGGTTGTGAAGAGCAACCTGAGACACCAATTACCCTCCCTG GGGAAATAAACACCTACAGGTGGAACGTTCCAGAACGATCTGGCCCTGGTAAAACAGACCCAAACTGTATCACATGGGTTTATTATTCAACAGTGAATTTTGTAAAG gataCATACAGCGGTCTGATTGGGCCTCTCGtagtctgcagaaaaggaattCTAGATGAAAGAGGTCTAAGAAAAGACATTGATCGTGAATTTACCCTTCTGTTTATGGTGTTCGATGAAAATGAATCCtggtatttgaaagaaaatattgaaacatACCTTCATAAGAATCCTGATGATTTTAATTCCACTGAGAACTTTGTAGAAGGCAACAGCATGCATG CAATCAATGGGAAGATTTATAACAGCCTCCTGGGTCTAACAATGAATGAAGGTGACAGGACAAACTGGTATTTGATAGGAATGGGCAATGAAGTGGATATACATACAGTTCATTTCCACGCACAGACCTTCATCTTTAAG ACAGATAAGGACCACAGAGGAGACGTGTATGACCTTTTTCCTGGGACCTTCCAGACAGTCGAACTTGTAGCAGAAAACCCTGGAACATGGCTTCTGCACTGCCACGTAGCTGATCACATCCACGCTGGCATGGAGACAACCTACACCATCAATAAATCAG AGTGGGAAGCTCCTTCAGAAGGCAGACTCACAACTGGAGCAGACAATACAACTACTGCAAAAAATAAGACCACTGTAAAGG ATTATGACAGCAAAGAGGGCAATTTTTTTGGCAAAACTTTGAGTCCTGGAGAAGCCAGCCTGATACTCGCAGCCTTTTTGTTCATTGGACTTGTTCTGCTGTCAACAGTATTAACCTTCTTCTGCCTCGTCACCCGCCAAGGAAGCAGGATCCATTACATGGCTCTGCATGACAAAAGTGCACTTCTAAGAGATTCCCTGTAA